From Streptomyces durmitorensis, a single genomic window includes:
- a CDS encoding MarR family winged helix-turn-helix transcriptional regulator: MNTPDADGLLAEQLLRLTRRLHRIQKRHLVPIGITPAQSRLLRTLVHYDTPPRMADLAQRLEVVPRAVTSLVDGLEASDLVRRVPDPTNRRVIRIELTDAGGKALRQLRSARRAAAEDILAPLDAEQREQLGGLLNALLDVPDVRRC, encoded by the coding sequence ATGAACACCCCGGACGCCGACGGACTCCTCGCCGAACAGTTGCTGCGGCTGACCCGCAGGCTGCACCGCATCCAGAAGCGCCATCTGGTGCCGATCGGCATCACCCCGGCCCAGTCGCGCCTGCTCCGCACCCTCGTGCACTACGACACGCCGCCCCGCATGGCCGACCTCGCCCAGCGCCTCGAAGTGGTCCCGCGCGCCGTGACGAGCCTGGTCGACGGCCTGGAGGCCAGTGATCTCGTGCGTCGCGTCCCCGATCCGACCAACCGCCGGGTGATCCGCATCGAGCTCACGGACGCGGGAGGCAAGGCACTCAGGCAGCTGCGCAGCGCGCGCAGGGCCGCCGCAGAGGACATCCTGGCTCCACTGGACGCCGAGCAGCGCGAGCAGCTGGGCGGCCTGCTGAACGCACTGCTGGACGTGCCGGACGTCCGCCGCTGCTGA
- a CDS encoding FAD-binding and (Fe-S)-binding domain-containing protein, translated as MPLLEPTPEALRPASRPRGPAHDRVPDRQAAGTPEPLRSELTALLGADKVLTKISDLVRYASDASPYRFVPQVVVVAEDIDDVSAVLSYAHGRSREVVFRAAGTSLNGQAQGEDILVDVRKHWAGVEVIGEGEQARIGPGTTVLRANATLARHGRVLGPDPASAIACTIGGVVANNASGMTAGTTRNSYRTVASLTFVLPTGTVVDTADPDADEQLAHAEPSLCEGLLAIKREIEADPELTARIRAKYEIKNTNGYRLDAFLDGATPVEILRGLMVGSEGTFGFISEVVFDTLPLDRQVTTGLLFFPSLTAAAAAVPLFNEAGALAVELMDGNTLRASTSVAGVPADWGQLPKSTAALLVEFRAPDEARQEAYEAAAAEVVEGLELVAPVASVTNAFTRDPKTIGGYWKARKAFVTAVGGSRPSGTTLITEDFAVPPSRLADACEALLELQTRHGFDAAVAGHAAHGNLHFLLAFDAALLADVERYAAFMDEFCALTVERFDGSLKAEHATGRNIAPFLELEWGPKATELMWRTKQVIDPDCVLAPRIVLDRDPKAHLRGLKTIPKVELIADPCIECGFCEPTCPSEDLTTTPRQRIVLRREMMRQSPGSPVEDGLVEAYGYDAVDTCAGDSTCKLACPVGIDTGALMKDFRHARHSPREEKVAAVAARNFKAVEAAARLAVASSSRISDRLLTTVTRAARKAVRPDLVPEWLPDIPGAAARKLPRTSRVGADAVYYPACVNRIFGSPGDRSLPEAVVAVSARAGRPVWIPDDVAGTCCATIWHSKGYDEGNAVMANRIVEAAWGWTAGGRLPLVVDASSCTLGIAHEVVPYLSADNRQLHRELNIVDSLVWAADELLPHLTVHRTVGSAVLHPTCSMSHLGDEAQLRAVAEACADEVVVPDDAGCCAFAGDRGMLHKELTESATRKEAAEVTARPFDAHLSANRMCEVGMDHATGRAYYSVLLELERATRP; from the coding sequence ATGCCGCTGCTGGAGCCCACGCCGGAAGCCCTGCGCCCCGCCTCACGCCCGCGGGGCCCGGCCCACGACCGGGTGCCGGACCGGCAGGCCGCGGGCACCCCCGAGCCGCTGCGCTCGGAGCTGACCGCACTGCTCGGCGCGGACAAGGTTCTGACGAAGATCTCCGACCTCGTCCGGTACGCCTCCGATGCGAGCCCCTACCGCTTCGTGCCGCAGGTCGTGGTCGTCGCCGAGGACATCGACGACGTCTCCGCCGTCCTGTCGTACGCGCACGGCAGGAGCCGCGAGGTCGTCTTCCGCGCGGCGGGCACCTCGCTCAACGGCCAGGCCCAGGGCGAGGACATCCTGGTCGACGTGCGCAAGCACTGGGCGGGCGTCGAGGTCATCGGCGAGGGCGAGCAGGCACGCATCGGTCCCGGCACGACCGTCCTGCGGGCCAACGCCACGCTCGCCCGGCACGGGCGCGTGCTCGGCCCCGACCCGGCGAGCGCCATCGCCTGCACGATCGGCGGGGTCGTCGCGAACAACGCGTCCGGCATGACGGCGGGCACCACCCGCAACTCGTATCGCACGGTGGCCTCGCTCACCTTCGTCCTGCCGACGGGCACGGTCGTCGACACGGCGGACCCGGACGCCGACGAGCAGTTGGCCCACGCCGAACCGTCCCTGTGCGAGGGCCTGCTGGCGATCAAGCGGGAGATCGAGGCGGACCCGGAGCTCACGGCCCGCATCCGCGCCAAGTACGAGATCAAGAACACGAACGGCTACCGCCTTGACGCGTTCCTGGACGGTGCGACGCCCGTCGAGATCCTGCGTGGCCTGATGGTCGGCTCCGAGGGAACCTTCGGGTTCATCTCGGAGGTCGTCTTCGACACGCTTCCGCTGGACCGGCAGGTCACCACGGGCCTGCTGTTCTTCCCCTCGCTGACGGCCGCCGCGGCGGCCGTCCCGCTGTTCAACGAAGCGGGCGCGCTGGCCGTGGAGCTGATGGACGGCAACACCCTGCGCGCGTCCACCAGCGTCGCGGGGGTGCCCGCCGACTGGGGGCAGCTCCCGAAGTCGACGGCCGCGCTCCTGGTGGAGTTCCGCGCGCCGGACGAGGCACGCCAGGAGGCGTACGAAGCGGCGGCCGCCGAGGTCGTCGAGGGGCTCGAACTCGTCGCGCCGGTCGCTTCGGTGACCAACGCCTTCACTCGTGACCCCAAGACGATCGGGGGCTATTGGAAGGCCCGCAAGGCCTTCGTGACGGCGGTCGGCGGCTCGCGGCCCTCCGGGACGACGCTGATCACCGAGGACTTCGCGGTGCCGCCGTCCCGGCTCGCCGACGCCTGTGAGGCCCTCCTTGAGCTCCAGACGCGGCACGGCTTCGACGCGGCCGTCGCGGGCCATGCCGCGCACGGCAATCTGCACTTCCTGCTCGCCTTCGACGCGGCTCTTTTGGCGGACGTGGAGCGTTATGCCGCGTTCATGGACGAGTTCTGCGCGCTCACCGTCGAGCGGTTCGACGGGTCGCTCAAGGCCGAGCACGCGACGGGACGCAACATCGCCCCGTTCCTGGAGCTCGAATGGGGCCCGAAGGCCACGGAGTTGATGTGGCGCACCAAGCAGGTCATCGACCCGGACTGTGTGCTCGCGCCGCGCATCGTCCTGGACCGCGACCCGAAGGCCCACCTCCGCGGCCTGAAGACGATCCCCAAGGTGGAGCTGATCGCGGACCCCTGCATCGAGTGCGGCTTCTGCGAACCGACCTGCCCCAGCGAGGACTTGACGACGACTCCGCGCCAACGGATCGTGCTGCGCCGCGAGATGATGCGCCAGTCGCCCGGCTCCCCGGTCGAGGACGGCCTGGTGGAGGCGTACGGATACGACGCCGTGGACACCTGCGCCGGCGACTCGACCTGCAAGCTGGCCTGCCCGGTGGGGATCGACACGGGCGCACTGATGAAGGACTTCCGGCACGCACGGCACTCGCCGCGCGAGGAGAAGGTGGCCGCCGTCGCCGCCAGGAACTTCAAGGCGGTCGAAGCCGCCGCGCGCCTGGCCGTGGCCTCCTCGAGCCGGATCAGCGACCGGCTCCTGACCACGGTGACACGCGCCGCGCGCAAGGCAGTTCGCCCCGATCTGGTTCCCGAGTGGCTGCCGGACATCCCGGGGGCGGCCGCCCGCAAGCTGCCGCGCACCTCGCGCGTGGGCGCCGACGCCGTCTACTACCCGGCGTGCGTCAACCGCATCTTCGGGAGCCCGGGTGACCGTTCCCTGCCGGAGGCGGTGGTCGCCGTCTCCGCACGCGCGGGAAGGCCCGTCTGGATTCCGGACGATGTCGCGGGGACCTGCTGCGCGACGATCTGGCACTCCAAGGGGTACGACGAGGGCAACGCGGTCATGGCCAACCGCATCGTGGAGGCGGCCTGGGGCTGGACGGCGGGCGGCAGGCTGCCCCTCGTGGTCGACGCCTCGTCCTGCACTCTCGGTATCGCGCACGAGGTCGTGCCCTACCTCAGCGCCGACAACCGGCAGTTGCACAGGGAGCTGAACATCGTCGACTCGCTCGTCTGGGCCGCGGACGAGCTGCTCCCCCACCTGACCGTGCACCGCACGGTCGGCTCCGCCGTCCTGCACCCCACCTGCTCCATGAGCCACCTCGGCGACGAGGCCCAGCTGCGCGCCGTCGCCGAGGCCTGCGCGGACGAGGTGGTCGTCCCGGACGACGCGGGCTGCTGCGCCTTCGCCGGTGACCGCGGCATGCTGCACAAGGAGCTGACGGAGTCGGCCACCCGCAAGGAAGCGGCGGAGGTCACCGCCCGTCCCTTCGACGCGCACCTCTCGGCGAACCGCATGTGCGAGGTGGGCATGGACCACGCCACGGGCCGCGCCTACTACTCCGTACTCCTGGAGCTGGAGCGCGCGACGCGTCCGTGA